TGATATTAAGGCCAAACAAGTTGAAGAACTGGGTATAGAAAGCGTTAAGGTTAGGGCAGTTTTAGCCTGTGAGGCTAAACACGGCCTGTGCCAAAAATGTTACGGGCGCGACCTAGCTCGCGGTAAAATTGTTAATGTTGGTGAAGCGGTGGGTACCATAGCGGCTCAGTCGATTGGGCAGCCGGGTACACAACTTACTATGCGTACCTTCCGTGAAGGCGGTGCCGCCAGTACCGTCAACGAAGATAATAAATTATCGATTAAGTATCCGCTTTTTATTAAAACAATTAAGGGTTCTTATCTTAAACAGGGTAACAAGTTATTATTTACGCGTAAAGGCTGGTTAGTGGTAAGCCGTATTTTAAATAGCTATGATTTAGCTAAAGGCGATAAGGTTTTATACGAAGATGGCCGCCGTATTATTAAGGGTGAAGATTTAATTAAGCAAAAAAATAGTACGCTTAAGGCCGAAGCTATTGGATATGTCAAAATTATGGAAGATAGAGTGCTTATTTTGGCCCAAGAACGTAAAGTTGAAATACGTAATGGCTCTACTTTGCTGGTAAGTGAGGGAATGCTTACGGTCGAAAACCAAGTGTTGGCCACTTTCGACCCGTTTACCGACCCCATTATTGCCGAGCAAGATGGTAAGCTGCGTTTTACCGATATACTGTTAGATGTTACTATGCGTGAAGAAATTAACGAAGATACCGGTAACACCGAACGTAAAATTGCCGATTTAGGCAACGAAACTTTGCAGCCGCGTATCGAGATTGTTGATGAAAACGAAAATATTTTAGGTACCTATTATTTACCGGGTAATGCCTATCTCGAAATGGCCATTGAAGATGGCAAAGAGGTTACAGCCGGGACTAAACTGGCGCGTACTTTAAAAGAAGGGCAAAAATCGCAGGATATTACCGGTGGTTTGCCCCGTGTTGGCGAGCTTTTTGAGGCGCGCCGGCCACGTAATCCGGCCGTTTTAGCGGCCATCAGCGGGCAAGTTTTCTTTAGGGGTATCGTTAAAGGTAAACGTTTAATTGTTATAGAAGATAACTTTGGCGAAGAAAAGAAACACTTAGTGCCGATGGGTAAATTTTTATACGTGCGTGATGGTGATACCATCGAGGCTGGTGAACCGCTTTGTGATGGAGCTACCGACCCGCATGATGTTTTATCGATATTAGGCGAATCGGCTTTGCAAAAGTTTTTAATGAATGAGGTGCAAGTTGTTTACCGTATGCAAGGGGTGGTTATTAACGATAAGCACATTGGTATAATTATTAGGCAAATGATGCGTAAGGTAGAGATAGTAGAGGTGGGTGATACCAGCTTTATTTATGGTCAGCAAGTAGATAGATATAGCTTTCATGCCCAAAATGAAAAAGTTGTGAGCGAGGGCGGCGAGCCGGCCATTGCTCGGCCGCTCTTATTGGGTCTTACAAGGGCTAGCCTTAATATCGGCAGTTTTATCTCGGCGGCCTCTTTCCAAGAGACTACCAAAGTGCTTACCAATGCTGCTATTGCCGGCGATGTAGATAACCTGCGTGGCCTTAAGGAAAACGTTATTATCGGCCATCTTATCCCGGCCGGTACAGGTATGAAAAATTATCGTAATATTAAATTATATAACGATGAACACCCCGACCTAGACGAATATGTTAATAAAGTGGTGGAAGAACGCCGGGAGGCCGCTCGCTTAGCCCGCGAAAGTGAGAATTTAGAGATTAATGATGATAATAGCCTAGAGGAAGTTTATGTAAATGATATAACAGAAGGCTTTAGCGAAGTTAGCGCTGATGACGAAGAATAAAAAAAGAGGCTCTCACGAGCCTCTTTTTTTAAGTGATTATATAAATAGTAGGCTGGAAAAGCCTATAAAAAATATTTTTTAGTAAATTGCAAAAATAAAAAAGACTTGGCTAAAAGCTAAGTCTTTAAAAGCGGCTGATGAGAATCGAACTCACGGCATCAGTTTGGAAGACTGAGGTATTACCATTATACGACAGCCGCACAACTTAGCTAGCTTAGCACTATTAATCATCTTTGTCAAGACTATCAAGCGGGTTTTTATGCAACGATAACATTATTAAAATATGTAAAACTTTACAAAAACCTTTTACTAGGCTATACTGAAATAGACGTGAGGAGAAGATTAATATGAACTATGTAAAGCTTGGTAATAGCGGTTTAGATGTATCGCCTATCTGTTTAGGTTGTATGAGTTTTGGTTATAATAAAAGCGGCTTTAGGCACGATGCTTGGGTGTTAAATGAGGCTGCAGGGAAAGAGCTAGTGGAAAAAGCTTTGGGGCTTGGTATAAACTTTTTTGATACCGCTAACATTTATAGTATTGGCAGTAGCGAAGAGTATTTAGGGCGTTACCTAAAGCAGATGGCGCAGCGCGATGAAGTGGTAGTGGCCACTAAACTTTATAACAAAATGAAAGAAGGCCCTAATAATGGCGGCCTCTCGCGTAAAGCGATTTTTACGGAGGTAGATAACAGTTTAAAGCGGCTGGGTATGGATTATATCGACCTGTACATTGCTCATCGCTGGGACAATAAGACTCCTTATGAAGAAATTATGGAGGCCTTTCACGATGTAATTAAAGCTGGTAAGGTACGTTACATTGGGGCCTCCGGTATGTATGCATGGCAGTTTTCTAAGGCACAATACACCGCCGAAAGGCATGGCTGGACCAAATTTATCTCTATGCAAAACCATTATAACTTGGTTTACCGTGAAGAAGAGCTGGAGATGATGCCTCTTTGCGCCGATATGAAAATAGCCGTTACCCCTTACAGTCCGCTGGCTCGCGGTATTTTGGCCCGTGAATGGCTGGCTGAAACCCATCGTCATAGTAATGATGCGGTTACCAAATCTACCTATGGCCATGCGGCGGAGAACGACAGGTTAATTGTCGAGCGGGTAGCTAATTTATCTAAAAAATTAAATGTCCCAATGGCTCATATTGCTTTAGCGTGGTTACT
The window above is part of the Spirochaetaceae bacterium genome. Proteins encoded here:
- a CDS encoding aldo/keto reductase → MNYVKLGNSGLDVSPICLGCMSFGYNKSGFRHDAWVLNEAAGKELVEKALGLGINFFDTANIYSIGSSEEYLGRYLKQMAQRDEVVVATKLYNKMKEGPNNGGLSRKAIFTEVDNSLKRLGMDYIDLYIAHRWDNKTPYEEIMEAFHDVIKAGKVRYIGASGMYAWQFSKAQYTAERHGWTKFISMQNHYNLVYREEELEMMPLCADMKIAVTPYSPLARGILAREWLAETHRHSNDAVTKSTYGHAAENDRLIVERVANLSKKLNVPMAHIALAWLLHKPMVTSLVIGATKNSHIEEAVAALAVKLSPEDMIYLEAPYLPHRTTGI